The sequence ccatcacctcagaaacacaaacaagcaaatcattattattcgccatttttaaaagtcgctcagcgctctcctggAGCAGAgcgtgaagtcatttaaatctgctggGTGTGCTTTCTGAGCCgctctcactctgagcggctcacttacttaacgcgcccactgtgtcactgacgctggcatgcgtatcggttGCCTCTGGGCGTGTGGAGCAAGGCAGTGAAAAGGGAAGTGCCTCAGTGAGCTGGGGCAGGCAGTGCGAGAAGTACTCTTTCTTTATCATCAGTGCAAAGAagggtacattttaaaccatgGCACACAGCTGCAGAGGAATCCGCTTCTTCATATCGGTTCATGGTGAGTTACTTTATCCTATTTGACAAGACAGAGtggccatgctttcactgtgctttattatatatGTAGGTGTGTCTGAGAAGTGGTCTATTGTAAACAGATGAGCTACACGCTTCACTTGAACACTCTCTTGCTTGTTTGAAGCTCTACGGCCAAGTTACACAAATACACAGTCCTCTCGCATCAAGACGAGTTACTTTTGTATTTTTCCGTGGGTTCTTCTGACAAAACGTCATTCAAACaagttatttttaatgttaaatgtgTTTATCACAAATATAATAAACCGACTCGTACAATGATGTATGTAGGTGTGTCTCAAAAGTGCCGCTTTCCCCCTAacccaaaaaataataatgaaatggtaTTATCATCCTTTATACAAAATGTCAAAATATTCAAGCCTGCtttatcacaaacacaaaacataataCTCCGTAGCGGTAcacgttttaatatatataaaaaaaatgttctgcgttttattttagtttttctaagAAGGAAAACACATCTTTTAAAAGTACTCAAGAGATAGAAAATACGCGCTTTAAATCGTATTGCAGGATATCTCTTCTGTAGCGTATGctgataataatacaaaagctaaTACAAGCTGgatgatttaattattattttacaaaatgatGGATGGATGCAATTTATATAAAGGGTGACGGAATAACTATTcggtatttaaatgagaaacatcTATGTTAATGACGCAAATGACAGTTTTTACAGGATTTCGGTCAAcggacaggtgggattgaaaggaGACCAGGAGAAACAAGCAGATCGTAATAAAGCAAGCACGATAAAGAGGGGGAAAATTAACACGTCAAAACTCCCCGATTTACAGGCGCAGAAGTTTGAAAGCACGACGCTTTAAGATTTAGAATCGGTTCGGTTTGTTGTCTATAGCGTCAGGAGTTTGACGAGGAGTCATTCATAAACAGCAGCTATCGATAATGAGCTGATAGAAACCAGGCACGGGCATTCAGCAATTAAACCACAGTGATAAACAGCACGCGTATTGCgagttttcagtttatttctcaaactgaccatttgaaAGCGGTGAAAGCAGAAAGCATAGAAATATTTGCGGGCTGTAAGTGGGCTGTGCGTATTCGTTATACAGTCTATTTCAATATCATAGGGAActcgtattttatttattttaatttattttttattttaattattttttcccaatgtgtaaaacacccagtacaaCTTATCCGGAGCGCGGATTTATATTGTGATaagaggtctgtgtgtgtgtatatgtaattGTTGACGACTGTAAGATGCGTGTGGTTTATTTTCTATTGGGAGTAAGCGGGACTGATGCTtatttaatgccgtgtctttccGTGGGAGTGTTTTTGACACGTCGTGTGGATTGTTAATTCCTCCGAACGTTtacaaaagaaataataattctGCTGCTGATCCAGGAACTTGCCTTTTTAAAACAGCCtgctcaccgcgaccctctataTATGGTTAAGCGGTTATGGATGCATGAATGTTTCTGTTGGTTTTTGTTACCGTATCTCATAGACACTTGGTGGTTTTATAATTTGGATGTTTTCTCATCTCATTAAAAgtttgtgtggtgtgttttttttttgtttttttttcttcattgtgatAACCTGCACCGCAAATGCATACAgccaatcatttaaacaaatatatcgCTTTTTACAAAACGCTAATCACTATAATCAAAGAAGGCGGACTATTTTAAGATGGATCTTAAATGATCTCATATTTGAACACTGTACAGGAAACGACTGCGGTGCAAGATAGGATGTAGGTACTTTGTAAAGCTGTGTAGTCGATAACTCCTGttcactgtttaaataaataaataaataaataaataaatgcctttcttgttttgtttacaaagttGCTTGGTAACAGAACATCACAGGGCAGTTTTTTCGACCTTTAATTCGCTACCAAACATGAACTACTGACCTTATAAGGTTAGGTTTTCGGtatagggagaggattattcattggttatcatattattgaaaataaaacaatcagaATGCAGACAGGAACATTTCACAGACAGCTCCTTTTTCACATGAcacgtgtggagtagtggttagggctctggactcttgaccggagagtcgtgggttcaatcccaggtgggggacactgctgctgtacccttgagcaaggtactttacctagattgctccagtaaaaacccaactgtataaatggggaattgtatgtaaaaataatgtgatatcttgtaacaattgtaagttaccctggataagggagtctgctaagatagagatatatatatatatatatatatatatatatatatatatatatatatatatatatatatatgactagagtttatatatatttaatgccgtgtctttccGTGGGAGTGTTTTTGACACGTCGTGTGGATTGTTAATTCCTCCGAACGTTTACAAAAGAAACACGACCTTCTGGAGCAGTCTTTTTAAATGTGATATTTGTTTTCTTCTTATTGTTAATTTACTAACGTTGATAATGAGATCGTTTCCTTTTCTTGTGTCAATGCGTGGTTAATAATTCTGCTGCTGATCCAGGAACTTGCCTTTTTAAAACAGCCTGAGAGAGGAGGACAGGAAGTCTCTGCATGAGAGATGCTGTCTGCCGCCTTTAATGTTCTCGCTTCACTTTTACACAAAATGCAAACTCTAGCGTTGATGCCTGAACTTGAACTATATTGATATCCATATCTTTTTCTCTAACCCAGTGTTTCTCAAACCCAGGTAGGGGGCCCCGCTGGCTTGGTTGATTGGTCTCTCTAaattgccctgcgatggactgtcGTCCCGTCTAGGGTGCAGTCCCTCCTGCGCCCCTGTGTTTGTTGAGTTatgctccggctcaccgcgaccctctatagcaggggtgcccaatcctggtcctggagggccggtgtcctcctggcttttgttgcaactgtgccctaaattacttaattggaccaatcaagcacttattagaagcttaattggtccaattaagcaatttagtgtacagttggaacaaaaaccaggagggacaccggccctccaggaccaggattgggcacccctgctctataggattaagcggttatggaTGCATGAATGTTTCTGTTGGTTTTTGTTATCTTATCTCATAAACACTTAGTGGTTTTATAATTTGGATGTTTTCTCATCTCATTAAAAGTTTGTTTTGCATACAGCCTATCATTTAACAAAAATATCGCTTTTTACAAAACGCTAATCATTATAATCAAAGAAGACTGACTATTTTAAGATGGATCTTAAATTATCTCATATTTGAACACTGTACAGGAAACGACTGCGGTGAGTTACTTTAGTATCCGGTACGCTTGGCAAGATTCTGCTTTTAATCTGTTTCCTTTGCACGGTGTAAGCCGGCCGGTGACTCACACACGCTGCAAAGTGAACTGGTACTAAGAGAAGCCGATCAACGCGCGTTCTATTGTAGGTCTAAACCAGTGAATTCAGCTCTGAGCGGGGCAGAATGGATTTAGCTGCAGATACAAACCAGGCGCTATAAAAAGACGAGAAGGGTTTGCTTTGAAAAGAGGGCAGTTTGGGGAGTTTTCGACCCGGGTACCGCTGATGATCTCGCTCCTAACAAGGCGTGCGGGTTTGGAAAGGTGCATTCATTCTATTACTCGCTGACAGAGGTCGTGTGTTTTGGTGgttaagatatatattttaagcAAAAGTCTATCCAAGTGCAAGACGAAATCACGCTTGTTCTGTGTAAGAGGTGGGTTAACGTGGTGTGGCGATTTAAATTTCTTGCTGCTGTTTTTGACAATAGGCTGAATCGCCGATAAATGTCTGTGAATTATTAGTTTATGTCCTGAAAAGTTAGTGATTTGACCGCGAAGACGTTATATTGCTAAATAGTCAGGTGCTGTTTCTAATAATGGGCTAACATTGGTACATATCCGCGACCGCTCGCTACCTGCACAAGTGACTCATATTTTCTGTCTCTCTGGACAGTTCTCACACTGGAAGCTTCCGCCCCCGGATAGGCGATAACAAGGTtccggtgtgtgtctctctctctctgtctgtatgtaATTGCcctctgtacagtacagtacagtacagtatagcacCGCACTAGATCacaactttatatagacaccatgttgggttgctgctgtggttctgtgcagggttgtgtatcagtgttatacagtgcggtcctgccagcattgctgtggttctgtgcagggttgtatatcagtgttatacagtgatATACAATGCTatacagtgctttacaatgcttccctatattttaccacacctctctgtgctttacaatgcttccctatgctttaccagacctctctgtgctttacaatgcttccctatgctttaccagacctctctgtgctttacaatgcttccctatgctttaccagacctctctgtgctttacaatgcttccctatgctttaccacacctctctgtgctttacaatgcttccctatattttaccacacctctctgtgctttacaatgcttccctatgctttaccagacctctctgtgctttacaatgcttccctatgctttaccagacctctctgtgctttacaatgcttccctatgctttaccacacctctctgtgctttacaatgcttccctatgctttaccagacctctctgtgctttacaatgcttccctatgctttaccacacctctctgtgctttacaatgcttccctatgctttaccagacctctctgtgctttacaatgcttccctatgctttaccacacctctctgtgctttatctgtGGGATATCTGGTAAGGGTTAGTTTTTCATGGTGTAAGTGGGCTCGTTCTCTTGCTTGTTTGTAGCTATATGGCTAAAAAAGCAAAGTATACAAATACACAGTCCTGTGCTTTTATAAGACAgctacttttttctttgttttacagaaaGATTTAAAACATTATAGATTTTAAAAGGCCTGTCTTCCAGCCTAATTTCATTTGGTTGAAAGTGGCTGCTGGTATTGAGTCAGACAAAACCGCAAACCTGACACAAGGCTGTTTATTTGAACTTTTGAACTTTCACTCGCATTCTTACAATCTCAAACCAAACAGTGCAAGTTGCTGACACACgactggtatttattttttctgtctcTCTGCATACATAGAAATACGAACTATAAATGGCGATAAAGCAGTAAACCTaacattattttttctcctctctGTTTAGTTTTAGGATCTTGCCTCTCTGCAGCTCAGCTTGGAGTCCAGCAGGTGAAGGGCATTGTGGGGGAATCGCTCACTTTCCCCGTGGAGGTCCCGAACCTGCCTTTAAACACGGAGGTAAACTGGAGATACGGTCCTGTGGGTCCGGACTGGCCCATTGCGAGAATTCAGAACGGGGAGATCAAAGCTGGTTTTGACAAGAGATTCACAGGAAGGCTGCAGCGCGACAACGTGACCAACGGTCTCAAGATTACAAACTTGCAGAGACGGGACAGCGGTTTTTACCAAATGGAGACGTACAAGCAATATAAAGGGAAATCCCGTTTTAAGCTGTCCGTTTACGGTAAGTATCGCTGACGGCCACGCTTGTCTAGAGAATCTGCGGCACTGtacgtttttggtttttattttttgatcacgtgatgtcccttaaAAGTTAACCAAGTTTgactgatttgtatttatttatccggCAGACCCctgctttatcccaggcgactcacgcAGGAGtcacagcacagggttacaatgcaagcttcatatttaaacacagtgcaggtttacagacagtgctgataataataacactgctagaatacaatatgaaccaggaggctacaagttaggatcacagcgagttagatctacagtgacagattagcagtgcaagaacacaagaaagtttccaaacgagaggaggccccattcagcccatcttgctcgtttggttgttagtagcttattgatcccagaatctcatcaagcagcttcttgaaggatcccagggtgtcagcttcaacaacattactggggagctggttccagaccctcgcaattctctgtgtaaaaaagtgcctcctattttctgttctgaatgcccctttatctaatctccatttgtgacccctggtccttgtttcttttttcaggtcccctgggtcgacattgtcaataccttttagctgCTGAAAGATTTTCCCTGATCTAAAATCTTAATGActctg comes from Acipenser ruthenus unplaced genomic scaffold, fAciRut3.2 maternal haplotype, whole genome shotgun sequence and encodes:
- the LOC117409998 gene encoding CD48 antigen-like, translating into MAHSCRGIRFFISVHVLGSCLSAAQLGVQQVKGIVGESLTFPVEVPNLPLNTEVNWRYGPVGPDWPIARIQNGEIKAGFDKRFTGRLQRDNVTNGLKITNLQRRDSGFYQMETYKQYKGKSRFKLSVYDPVPEPEVNGSVVLANRSCTLLCFVGNASEVNVSWMRDGKPLHTTELEISKEMQGGNVTYTCVASNPASNKTTTVTPSHYCDEKGGAEPQMSPAVIAGIVIAVILAVLSITLYLRRKKSSSREAVI